A single Lactuca sativa cultivar Salinas chromosome 8, Lsat_Salinas_v11, whole genome shotgun sequence DNA region contains:
- the LOC111898111 gene encoding uncharacterized protein LOC111898111: MVMTRTGPSSQEVAMHVGSCNLKADLDLEKFDSMLHIMIEFLKSHPIHEPLTKSIEFPLSIIHKAYSTAVYNSEEEYIEFNINKDKTTKLYKVEFLEAIGLPETKEKKTLYEPTNEELFDIFDQMGYLPPKLESSSNFRKGKLPGLWHFLFHIILRCLSGRVAGIDMLSRQLLVLICGMYTGNEVDFGTTIWNDFTSYVFPKKKAIPCARFWALALQKVYNKLKIPIPKEEEMFTPRVLSRHTIPNQSAFGKVTRLPEAMLQYIEKNSKVLIRHIKETDPPEAECPTQSSQHTSSPTKQKKKALKVKKTTGKRKGETIPSPQAKRQSTKSHKVKDVEKRSIVGSQSSTSSSSQEDDVSQKYWNITHTQPPSSQKEDVGVEKSHEQPPGQEPNGVAEVRTSESESVRQTQDDSMRETRDEQERQSERAENEGNTQKTKEELMKLKAEEEGRRIRKELMKRVVKKSKRKEDELKAEKKREQEEREKNKALINNDEIIQGLEKNASEEEQIATKQLQLVLSELREAEEKKEEERKESVGMLLEEQQKREEEERVPTTDKLIELAIHCEESLEPFTKTGIESAQDMEKDFVFTADDGLIQDSDSNSFMETLKPSKSAIFLATSETESQEVPKGETNTLPTTTVRRTKLKKKKSKYVSRAEFNSLNQKLSQVLELVNKIPPSKDKFVSKEKFMEMQKAVTSLAQRVPNLETREKMLRESVVKSTADALKKMEQKRTDDTFKYLDRMDDMLKMVKEIQQSYDDLTNTVGHQHGDEIVRLNEQLCDYRNKNIILQAVLVKVIQSAQQLLRPRNVRFDEILFAIQKIQNSVDVLPKTLSNEELSKQVPQSFQKVFDLIENLKGSKSVDEAGEDENVVITETSPSPKIDEVSRRQPPPKTTIPPPSPPTSFVMPPTQLALMFPETHKASIKGKGKRPLEVPEVSRNQMKTFRVSEEEKKQQDLENELLAKQKYEVAAAHFFQANSSKEEQHALSPLVYVIRQLKDDELMPKQTTAPPASDEYQWDIPMSPNARYYSVFQPLHPHLSRETQIPIEMNRLEEFFKAHAQPPKDVWSLRRIIRVVGYKKRSFQKEEYFGFEVVRSDNKKYFFSEADFPNLNPNDLYVIAKHFQTKLLTHQPSRFPFLQIQRFLRSLTYDLGSIDAERFDSFVDNPPEEMNQELEGIENRHRGPTEDPELGIIFSNEKGSLKLFFRLKQKHRCKTEFLEKMINLTLRSNASAALKVKIIEELEWWVAVRKWIKRATDLVKNKI; encoded by the coding sequence ATGGTGATGACCAGGACGGGACCCTCTTCCCAAGAAGTCGCAATGCATGTGGGTTCCTGCAATCTTAAGGCAGACCTTGACCTTGAAAAGTTTGACTCTATGCTCCATATAATGATTGAGTTTCTAAAAAGTCACCCTATTCACGAACCCTTGACTAAATCAATCGAGTTTCCTTTAAGCATCATTCATAAGGCATACTCCACTGCCGTCTATAACTCTGAGGAAGAGTACATTGAGTTCAACATCAATAAAGATAAGACCACCAAACTGTATAAGGTTGAATTCCTGGAGGCTATTGGGCTTCCAGAGACCAAGGAAAAAAAGACGTTATATGAACCCACAAATGAAGAACTCTTCGACATATTTGATCAAATGGGGTATTTACCTCCAAAGCTTGAGTCGTCCTCAAACTTCAGGAAAGGTAAGCTTCCAGGCTTGTGGCATTTTTTATTCCACATCATTCTGCGGTGCCTCTCAGGAAGGGTTGCAGGAATTGACATGCTAAGTAGGCAGCTTCTTGTACTTATTTGTGGCATGTACACCGGGAATGAAGTGGACTTTGGAACCACTATCTGGAATGATTTTACTAGTTATGTGTTTCCAAAGAAGAAGGCAATTCCTTGTGCAAGGTTTTGGGCACTTGCACTCCAAAAGGTGTATAACAAGCTGAAGATCCCAATACCTAAAGAAGAGGAGATGTTCACTCCTCGTGTCTTATCCAGGCATACTATCCCCAATCAATCTGCATTTGGGAAGGTTACTCGTCTCCCTGAAGCAATGCTTCAATATATTGAAAAGAACTCCAAAGTTCTCATCAGACATATAAAGGAAACGGATCCTCCAGAAGCTGAATGCCCTACCCAATCCTCACAACATACTTCCAGTcctacaaaacaaaagaaaaaagccTTGAAAGTAAAGAAGACTACTGGTAAAAGAAAAGGTGAGACCATTCCTTCCCCTCAAGCCAAAAGACAATCCACAAAATCTCATAAGGTGAAGGATGTTGAAAAAAGATCTATCGTTGGGTCACAATCATCTACCTCTTCATCCTCTCAAGAAGATGATGTCTCTCAAAAGTATTGGAACATAACACATACACAACCCCCTTCCTCTCAAAAGGAAGATGTGGGTGTTGAAAAAAGTCATGAGCAGCCCCCAGGCCAAGAGCCTAATGGTGTGGCAGAGGTGAGAACATCAGAGAGTGAGAGTGTAAGGCAAACTCAAGATGATTCAATGAGGGAAACACGAGATGAACAGGAGAGGCAAAGTGAAAGAGCTGAGAACGAGGGAAATACTCAGAAGACAAAAGAAGAATTGATGAAACTGAAAGCTGAGGAAGAAGGGAGAAGGATTAGAAAAGAGCTTATGAAGAGGGTTGTGAAAAAAAGTAAGAGGAAAGAGGATGAGCTAAAGGCTGAGAAGAAGAGAGAGCAAGAGGAAAGAGAGAAAAACAAAGCTCTAATAAACAATGATGAAATTATACAAGGGCTGGAGAAGAACGCTTCTGAGGAAGAACAAATTGCCACCAAGCAATTGCAACTGGTTCTTAGTGAATTAAGAGAGGCTGAGGAAAAGAAAGAAGAGGAGCGAAAGGAATCAGTGGGAATGTTGCTTGAGGAGCAACAAAAGagggaagaagaagagagggtCCCAACCACGGATAAACTTATTGAGCTTGCCATCCATTGTGAGGAGTCTTTGGAGCCATTCACAAAGACTGGTATAGAGTCTGCTCAAGACATGGAAAAGGACTTTGTGTTTACTGCTGATGATGGACTCATCCAAGACTCTGATTCAAACTCCTTTATGGAGACACTCAAACCCTCCAAATCTGCTATTTTCTTGGCAACTTCAGAAACAGAAAGTCAGGAAGTTCCCAAAGGAGAGACAAACACTCTTCCAACCACCACTGTCAGACGCACtaaattgaagaagaagaagtccaaATATGTCTCCAGGGCGGAATTTAATTCACTCAACCAGAAGTTGTCTCAGGTTCTTGAGCTTGTAAACAAGATCCCTCCATCTAAGGATAAATTTGTGAGCAAGGAAAAGTTTATGGAAATGCAGAAGGCTGTGACATCCTTAGCCCAAAGGGTTCCTAATCTTGAGACAAGGGAAAAGATGCTTCGGGAATCAGTTGTCAAATCTACTGCAGATGCTCTGAAGAAAATGGAGCAGAAGAGGACCGATGACACATTTAAGTATTTGGATCGAATGGATGATATGTTGAAAATGGTGAAGGAAATTCAACAGTCGTATGATGACCTCACCAACACCGTGGGCCACCAACATGGAGATGAGATTGTCCGTTTAAATGAGCAGCTCTGTGACTATCGCAACAAAAATATAATTCTTCAGGCTGTTTTGGTTAAAGTAATACAGTCTGCACAACAACTGCTAAGACCCCGCAATGTAAGATTCGATGAAATCCTATTCGCCATCCAGAAAATTCAAAATTCTGTTGATGTACTTCCAAAGACTCTATCCAATGAGGAGCTAAGCAAACAGGTTCCTCAATCGTTCCAAAAAGTGTTTGACTTGATAGAGAACTTAAAAGGTTCAAAATCTGTGGATGAAGCTGGAGAAGATGAAAATGTGGTGATAACAGAAACTTCTCCTTCTCCCAAGATAGATGAGGTATCCAGACGTCAACCACCTCCAAAGACCACAATTCCTCCACCATCTCCTCCCACTTCATTTGTCATGCCTCCTACCCAACTAGCTTTGATGTTCCCTGAAACCCACAAAGCTTCCATTAAAGGTAAAGGCAAAAGGCCTTTGGAGGTTCCTGAAGTGAGTCGGAATCAGATGAAGACCTTTCGAGTGTCCGAGGAAGAAAAGAAGCAACAAGACCTGGAAAATGAACTCCTTGCCAAGCAGAAATATGAGGTGGCAGCAGCACATTTCTTTCAGGCGAACTCAAGTAAGGAGGAGCAACACGCTTTATCTCCTTTGGTCTATGTTATCAGACAATTGAAGGATGATGAACTTATGCCCAAACAAACTACAGCTCCTCCCGCTTCCGATGAGTATCAGTGGGATATACCCATGTCTCCAAATGCACGATATTATTCAGTCTTCCAACCACTACATCCACACCTCTCAAGGGAAACGCAAATCCCAATTGAGATGAACCGACTAGAGGAGTTTTTCAAGGCTCATGCTCAGCCCCCAAAAGATGTATGGTCTCTCCGGAGGATCATAAGAGTCGTGGGATATAAGAAGAGGTCTTTTCAGAAGGAAGAGTACTTTGGTTTTGAAGTGGTGCGAAGTGATAACAAAAAATATTTCTTCTCCGAAGCTGATTTTCCTAACCTCAATCCTAATGACCTATATGTGATTGCCAAACACTTCCAGACCAAACTCCTCACTCATCAACCTTCCCGATTTCCGTTTCTTCAAATCCAGAGATTTCTAAGGTCTCTGACCTATGATCTTGGCAGCATTGATGCAGAACGATTTGATAGCTTTGTGGATAATCCACCCGAAGAGATGAACCAAGAGCTGGAAGGAATTGAAAACAGACATCGAGGACCTACGGAGGATCCTGAACTTGGGATCATCTTCTCTAACGAAAAGGGTAGTTTGAAGCTCTTTTTTAGATTAAAACAGAAGCATCGCTGCAAAACGGAGTTCCTTGAAAAGATGATCAATCTTACTTTAAGGTCCAATGCCTCTGCAGCTTTAAAGGTGAAGATCATCGAAGAATTAGAGTGGTGGGTAGCAGTTCGTAAGTGGATCAAGAGAGCAACAGACCTCGTGAAAAACAAGATCTGA
- the LOC111898112 gene encoding uncharacterized protein LOC111898112 — translation MSRDRSRSRSPGLAKRFRSRDRSSYRDAPYKRDRPSYRQDYLCNKCKRPGHFARECPNVTVCNNCGLPGHIAAECTSTTMCWNCKKSGHLSSDCPNDPVCHMCGKIGHLARDCYNPSVSSYDARLCSNCYKPGHIAADCTNEKACNNCRKTGHLARDCPNDPVCNVCSISGHVARQCPKAGGSNMNVVRSGGSSMVDDPFRDMMCKNCGRAGHISRDCVPLVICGNCGGQGHLEFECPSARMFDPFDRAFLDPRFRRY, via the exons ATGAGCCGAGACAGAAGCAGAAGCAGAAGCCCTGGTCTTGCCAAGCGATTCAGAAGCAGAGACAGATCTTCTTATCGTGATGCACCTTACAAAAGAGATAGACCTTCATATCG GCAAGATTACCTCTGCAACAAATGTAAACGCCCTGGACACTTTGCAAGAGAATGTCCAAATGTAACTGTCTGCAACAACTGTGGACTTCCAGG TCATATTGCAGCTGAGTGTACATCAACTACCATGTGTTGGAACTGTAAAAAATCCGGGCACCTCTCGAGTGACTGCCCGAACGACCCGGTCTGCCACATGTGCGGTAAAATCGGACATTTAGCTCGTGATTGTTATAACCCGAGTGTGTCTTCTTATGATGCCCGGCTTTGTAGCAACTGTTACAAACCCGGGCACATTGCTGCTGACTGTACCAATGAGAAGGCGTGTAATAACTGTAGAAAAACCGGTCACCTTGCGCGTGACTGCCCGAATGACCCGGTGTGCAATGTTTGTAGCATATCGGGCCATGTGGCACGCCAGTGTCCTAAAGCGGGCGGGTCGAATATGAATGTGGTTAGGTCGGGCGGGTCGTCAATGGTGGATGACCCGTTTAGGGATATGATGTGTAAGAATTGTGGGCGGGCGGGTCATATTAGTCGGGATTGTGTGCCTTTGGTTATTTGTGGGAATTGTGGCGGGCAGGGGCATTTGGAATTTGAGTGCCCGTCTGCCCGGATGTTTGACCCGTTTGATCGGGCCTTTCTTGACCCGCGGTTTCGTAGGTACTGA
- the LOC111898113 gene encoding uncharacterized protein LOC111898113, whose translation MDKGKGVMGSRKWAVEFTDNSSTPSSRDIPDPPGFTRATHDQDDSTLSRQKKDAEANWKSQKAWEVAQAPFKNLLMMGFMMWMAGSTVHLFSIGITFSALWQPLSALQGVGKVFEPYKDSKVDLNAPKLLFIALNLGGMLLGVWKLNTLGLLPTHASDWVSSLPPAHEVEYSGGGIALF comes from the coding sequence ATGGATAAAGGGAAAGGAGTGATGGGAAGTCGGAAATGGGCAGTTGAATTCACAGACAACTCATCAACACCTTCCTCCCGAGACATTCCAGATCCACCTGGGTTCACACGAGCTACCCATGATCAAGATGATTCCACATTAAGTCGCCAAAAGAAAGATGCAGAAGCAAATTGGAAATCACAAAAAGCATGGGAGGTAGCTCAAGCACCCTTCAAGAACCTTCTAATGATGGGGTTCATGATGTGGATGGCTGGAAGTACAGTCCATTTGTTTAGCATCGGTATAACATTTTCAGCTCTTTGGCAACCATTAAGTGCTCTTCAAGGAGTTGGGAaggtttttgagccttataaaGATAGCAAGGTGGATCTAAATGCACCTAAATTGCTGTTTATTGCTCTTAATTTGGGGGGTATGTTGCTTGGTGTCTGGAAGTTGAACACTTTGGGGCTTCTTCCTACACATGCTTCTGATTGGGTTTCTTCTTTGCCACCTGCACATGAAGTTGAGTATTCTGGTGGAGGTATTGCTTTGTTCTAA